A single genomic interval of Shewanella halotolerans harbors:
- a CDS encoding GDCCVxC domain-containing (seleno)protein — protein sequence MANPIQLESEITCPHCGHKRVETMPQDACQFFYECQGCHEILKPLPGDCCVFCSYGTVKCPPIQLGGCCQGRSS from the coding sequence ATGGCGAACCCAATCCAACTCGAATCTGAGATCACCTGTCCCCACTGCGGTCACAAGCGTGTGGAGACCATGCCCCAGGACGCCTGCCAGTTCTTCTACGAGTGCCAGGGCTGCCACGAGATTCTCAAACCCCTCCCCGGCGACTGCTGCGTCTTCTGCTCCTACGGCACGGTGAAGTGTCCGCCAATACAACTTGGCGGGTGTTGTCAGGGGAGGTCTTCTTGA